A genomic region of Coriobacteriaceae bacterium contains the following coding sequences:
- a CDS encoding TetR/AcrR family transcriptional regulator: protein MENTTDISTSRSDARRLEIVAAARELYEERGLSRTTVKDIAERVGVTRTLFYHYFPDKDAVTSAVLDDYIQDYIEALELWNEGRIEGDIDHALRTIVKLLRIGLFEDDAFHIALSSRENAALYLEFVNRVADETTRYIIDTTVRDYAELHDIRIQHLYETFYVLVLGVIGYLRKHPDADDAIIADVIAQTLHLDRS, encoded by the coding sequence GTGGAGAACACGACTGACATATCGACAAGTCGCAGTGATGCGCGTCGGTTGGAAATCGTCGCAGCAGCACGCGAGCTCTACGAGGAGCGTGGCCTCTCTCGCACGACCGTGAAGGACATCGCGGAGCGCGTCGGCGTTACGCGCACGCTCTTCTATCACTACTTCCCGGACAAGGATGCCGTCACTTCTGCCGTCCTCGACGACTACATCCAGGACTACATCGAAGCCCTCGAGCTCTGGAACGAAGGGCGCATCGAAGGTGACATCGACCATGCGCTTCGCACGATCGTCAAGCTTCTGCGCATCGGCCTGTTCGAGGACGACGCGTTCCACATTGCGCTCTCGTCGCGCGAGAACGCGGCACTCTACCTCGAGTTCGTGAACCGCGTGGCGGATGAGACCACGCGCTACATCATCGATACCACCGTCCGCGACTACGCGGAGCTGCATGACATACGGATTCAACACCTGTACGAGACGTTCTACGTGCTTGTACTCGGTGTGATTGGATATCTGCGCAAGCATCCGGATGCCGACGACGCCATTATCGCCGACGTAATTGCTCAGACACTCCATCTCGATAGGTCCTAA
- a CDS encoding helix-turn-helix domain-containing protein, whose product MISQNIRSLREHEGFTQEALASRLGVARQTVAKWESGEATPDLENVRALARLFGVSIDDLANHDEVASGYPIPPRGKHIFGVVRVGERGQVVIPKRAREVFDLVPGSELLVLGDESQGLALQKVEDALAMMESFGRAINERH is encoded by the coding sequence ATGATTTCTCAGAACATTCGCTCGCTGCGTGAACACGAGGGGTTTACCCAAGAGGCGCTCGCGAGCCGTCTGGGGGTGGCGCGGCAGACGGTTGCCAAATGGGAGTCCGGGGAGGCCACACCGGACCTCGAGAACGTTCGCGCCCTCGCAAGGCTTTTCGGCGTGTCCATCGACGATTTGGCCAATCACGACGAAGTGGCAAGCGGCTACCCCATTCCCCCGCGCGGCAAGCATATCTTCGGTGTGGTGCGTGTGGGCGAGCGGGGGCAGGTGGTCATTCCCAAACGCGCACGCGAGGTGTTCGATCTCGTGCCTGGCAGCGAACTACTCGTGCTCGGGGACGAATCGCAAGGGCTCGCCCTGCAGAAAGTCGAGGATGCGCTCGCGATGATGGAATCCTTTGGCCGAGCAATTAACGAGAGACACTAG
- a CDS encoding thioredoxin family protein yields the protein MQDVFDSDVIMEIKDEETWEQKVDNAPGRVMVEFFVTWCPHCQREAPLLDEMAPAIREHGVEVYHANAEVMWTKGNVYGISETPSFILVDNGELIAKHEGFLTKDEILAFAEGKVDELTPSVEQSLSSIAFQ from the coding sequence ATGCAAGATGTATTCGATAGCGATGTAATCATGGAGATAAAAGACGAGGAGACCTGGGAGCAAAAGGTCGACAATGCCCCCGGTCGCGTCATGGTCGAGTTCTTCGTAACCTGGTGTCCCCACTGCCAGCGCGAAGCCCCGCTGCTTGACGAGATGGCACCTGCCATCAGGGAGCACGGTGTTGAGGTCTATCATGCGAATGCCGAAGTCATGTGGACCAAGGGTAATGTCTACGGCATCTCTGAGACCCCCTCGTTCATTCTCGTCGATAACGGAGAACTCATTGCCAAGCACGAGGGCTTCCTCACAAAGGACGAGATCCTGGCATTTGCCGAGGGCAAGGTTGACGAGCTCACGCCAAGCGTAGAGCAGTCGCTCAGTAGCATCGCGTTCCAATAA
- a CDS encoding ABC transporter ATP-binding protein, with the protein MAQDSAPLVEVRGLGKRYPAFTLEDVSFAVGAGSITGFIGRNGAGKSTTLKCLEGSVHPDAGSVTYFGQPFAGHEEQAKRLIGFELGGADFYRNKRASTIAAVTRRFYDNWDQGAFENYCRLFSVDQAKRVKELSQGMRVKFAVALALSHRSKLLVLDEPTSGLDPASREEVLDVFLQLARDEGVGILFSTHITSDLDKCADHIVYIENGRIIGSGALTDFKDSYRVAPLAEARAAGTQVIGIRHSVLGDTALVPASAGIGTAATLDDIMTHAHKEVA; encoded by the coding sequence ATGGCTCAAGATTCTGCGCCCCTGGTAGAAGTCAGGGGGCTTGGCAAACGTTACCCTGCGTTCACGCTCGAGGACGTGTCCTTCGCGGTTGGTGCCGGCTCGATCACGGGCTTCATCGGGCGCAATGGCGCAGGCAAATCCACCACGCTGAAGTGCCTGGAAGGCTCCGTGCACCCCGATGCGGGAAGCGTCACGTACTTCGGACAACCTTTTGCGGGACACGAGGAACAGGCCAAGCGGCTCATCGGCTTCGAGCTGGGCGGTGCCGACTTCTACCGCAACAAGCGCGCGTCCACCATCGCCGCCGTCACCCGTCGCTTCTACGATAACTGGGATCAGGGTGCTTTCGAGAACTACTGCCGGCTTTTCTCCGTCGATCAAGCCAAACGTGTGAAGGAGCTGTCGCAGGGCATGCGCGTCAAGTTTGCCGTGGCCCTCGCGTTATCGCACCGCTCGAAGTTGCTCGTGCTCGACGAACCCACGAGCGGATTGGATCCCGCTTCGCGTGAGGAAGTGCTCGACGTTTTCCTGCAGCTCGCACGCGACGAGGGAGTGGGGATTCTGTTCTCGACACACATCACGTCCGATCTCGACAAATGCGCCGATCATATCGTCTACATCGAAAACGGCCGCATCATCGGTTCGGGCGCGCTGACGGACTTCAAGGACTCGTATCGCGTGGCGCCGCTTGCCGAGGCCAGAGCCGCAGGTACGCAGGTCATCGGCATCCGCCATTCCGTCTTGGGCGACACGGCGCTCGTGCCCGCTTCGGCGGGCATCGGCACGGCGGCAACTCTCGATGACATCATGACCCACGCCCACAAGGAGGTGGCCTGA
- a CDS encoding GNAT family N-acetyltransferase, producing the protein MEYVTAGPEHIDGIHHVMQSTIRAVYPKYYPTEVVDFFCQLHSRKHVQEGVESGNRDVLLDEGKVVGVGCADGNHITSVYVLPECQGRGFGSHILDCLEARIAREHETAVLDASLPAVMLYEHRGYKTTGHGVLDVGNDVKLVYEIMEKQLRT; encoded by the coding sequence ATGGAATACGTTACCGCTGGTCCAGAGCATATCGACGGGATTCACCACGTCATGCAGTCCACGATCCGCGCGGTGTATCCCAAATATTACCCAACCGAAGTCGTCGACTTCTTCTGCCAGTTGCACAGTCGCAAGCACGTGCAAGAGGGTGTCGAGTCCGGCAACAGGGACGTGCTCCTGGACGAGGGCAAGGTCGTTGGCGTGGGTTGCGCTGACGGAAACCACATCACGAGTGTGTACGTGCTTCCCGAATGTCAGGGGCGGGGTTTCGGCTCACATATCCTCGATTGTCTGGAAGCGCGCATCGCTCGCGAACACGAAACCGCCGTGCTGGACGCATCACTTCCTGCCGTGATGCTTTACGAGCACCGGGGCTACAAGACGACGGGACACGGCGTGCTCGACGTCGGCAACGACGTGAAGCTCGTATACGAGATCATGGAGAAGCAGCTGCGCACGTGA
- a CDS encoding arsenate reductase family protein, with translation MSNEVLFLEYPKCSTCKKAKKWLDEHGVSYTTRHIVEDNPSADELRAWHERSGLPLKRFFNTSGMLYREMELSKKLPDMDEAAQYALLASDGMLVKRPLLVTNAMAIPGFKEDAWMRALGL, from the coding sequence ATGTCCAACGAAGTCCTGTTTCTGGAATACCCGAAGTGCTCCACCTGCAAGAAGGCCAAAAAATGGCTTGACGAGCATGGTGTGAGCTATACGACGCGCCACATCGTGGAGGACAACCCCAGCGCCGACGAGCTTCGCGCATGGCACGAGCGAAGCGGGCTCCCCCTCAAGCGCTTCTTCAACACGAGCGGTATGCTCTACCGTGAGATGGAGCTGTCGAAGAAGCTGCCCGACATGGACGAAGCCGCGCAATACGCCCTGTTGGCAAGCGATGGCATGCTCGTGAAACGTCCCCTGCTGGTGACCAACGCGATGGCGATTCCTGGTTTCAAGGAAGATGCCTGGATGCGAGCACTGGGTCTATAG
- a CDS encoding aldo/keto reductase: MTCFDDVHGKLGFGLMRLPKIDGEIDIPQFGDMVDAFLGAGFNYFDTAWAYPGSEEATRKALVERYPRDAFLLATKAAPWFKCNNAQEAYAQLETSLERTGAGYIDYYLMHNLGSVRTEVFDRFDMWEFARRKREEGVIRHLGLSIHDSADALDAVLDEHPEVEFVQLQLNYLDWDNPVHQSHACLEVARKHGKPVVVMEPLRGGLLANPPESVRHVFEQADPTSSCASWALRFAASQPDVAVVLSGMSDLAQMEANIHTMRDFKCMGAEEEAVIARAQDEFAKFDLIPCTGCDYCAKACPANIGISGALLALNAHTMFGSYKNEWIVGGERKNKRKPSECLQCGACEKVCPQQIPIVADLKRAVELLGL, from the coding sequence ATGACCTGCTTTGACGACGTCCACGGTAAGCTGGGATTTGGCCTCATGCGCCTGCCGAAGATCGATGGCGAGATCGACATCCCGCAATTCGGCGACATGGTCGACGCCTTCCTCGGTGCCGGCTTCAACTACTTCGACACGGCCTGGGCCTATCCGGGAAGCGAGGAGGCCACGCGCAAGGCGCTGGTCGAGCGCTATCCGCGCGATGCGTTCCTGCTCGCCACCAAAGCCGCCCCCTGGTTCAAATGCAATAACGCCCAGGAGGCGTACGCCCAGCTCGAGACCTCGCTCGAGCGCACAGGCGCCGGCTACATCGACTACTACCTCATGCACAACCTGGGAAGCGTGCGCACCGAGGTGTTTGACCGCTTCGACATGTGGGAGTTCGCGCGGCGCAAGCGCGAGGAGGGCGTCATCCGCCATCTCGGGCTTTCCATCCACGACAGCGCCGATGCGCTTGATGCCGTGCTAGATGAGCATCCCGAAGTCGAGTTCGTGCAGCTCCAGCTGAACTATCTCGACTGGGATAACCCGGTGCATCAGAGCCACGCATGTCTCGAGGTCGCGCGCAAGCACGGCAAGCCCGTCGTGGTCATGGAGCCGCTGCGTGGCGGATTGCTGGCAAATCCTCCCGAATCCGTGCGCCATGTCTTTGAGCAAGCCGACCCGACGAGCTCGTGTGCGTCGTGGGCCTTACGCTTTGCTGCCAGTCAGCCCGATGTGGCTGTCGTGCTTTCGGGCATGAGTGACCTTGCGCAGATGGAAGCCAACATCCACACCATGCGGGATTTCAAATGCATGGGTGCCGAGGAGGAGGCGGTGATTGCGCGTGCGCAGGACGAGTTCGCGAAGTTCGACCTCATCCCCTGCACCGGATGCGATTACTGCGCGAAGGCATGCCCGGCCAACATCGGCATCTCGGGCGCACTGCTTGCGCTCAATGCGCACACGATGTTCGGTAGCTACAAGAACGAGTGGATCGTCGGTGGCGAGCGCAAGAACAAGCGCAAGCCGAGCGAGTGCCTGCAATGCGGTGCCTGCGAGAAGGTGTGCCCGCAGCAAATCCCCATCGTTGCCGACCTCAAACGCGCGGTCGAGCTGCTTGGCTTGTAA
- the msrA gene encoding peptide-methionine (S)-S-oxide reductase MsrA: MNVHEIYLAGGCFWGTEAYLKKLPGVIDTEVGYANASVENPSYEDVCAGTTNAAEAVKVTYDAGVISLPLLLRAYLRTIDPFSLNRQGNDVGTQYRTGIYWTDPADARAAESLLMELAHKAGKQPRVEAALLANFHPAEDYHQDYLGKNPFGYCHVNLADANAFIAEHAADFGA; this comes from the coding sequence ATGAACGTACATGAGATATATCTTGCCGGCGGGTGCTTCTGGGGCACCGAAGCGTATCTGAAGAAGCTCCCCGGTGTCATCGACACCGAGGTCGGCTACGCAAATGCGAGCGTCGAGAATCCGAGCTACGAGGATGTGTGCGCGGGCACGACAAACGCGGCTGAAGCCGTGAAGGTCACGTATGACGCTGGCGTGATCTCGCTGCCGTTGCTCTTGCGGGCCTACTTGCGCACCATCGACCCATTTTCACTCAATCGCCAGGGCAATGACGTGGGCACGCAGTATCGCACCGGAATCTACTGGACGGACCCGGCGGATGCCCGTGCGGCAGAATCATTGCTCATGGAGCTTGCGCACAAAGCTGGAAAACAGCCACGTGTGGAAGCTGCACTGCTCGCAAACTTCCATCCGGCCGAGGACTATCATCAGGACTATCTTGGCAAAAACCCTTTTGGCTACTGCCATGTGAATCTCGCGGATGCCAACGCGTTTATCGCCGAGCACGCGGCGGATTTCGGGGCTTGA
- a CDS encoding type II toxin-antitoxin system YafQ family toxin: MLDSDFAPAILRDIKRLQKKHVDTSALRPVIKLILENTIESREELIRRHDMHTLGGAWDGSNECHVCNAGNWLLVWAVRDDVAYFQRTGSHDEIFRS, from the coding sequence ATGCTGGATTCTGATTTTGCACCCGCCATCTTGCGCGATATCAAGAGGCTGCAAAAGAAGCACGTTGATACGAGTGCCCTGCGGCCGGTTATCAAGCTCATCCTCGAAAACACGATTGAGTCACGCGAAGAACTCATTCGTCGGCATGACATGCACACGCTCGGCGGTGCATGGGATGGTTCCAACGAATGCCATGTCTGCAATGCTGGCAATTGGCTGCTCGTGTGGGCAGTTCGCGATGATGTCGCGTATTTTCAACGCACGGGAAGCCACGACGAGATATTTCGCTCGTGA
- a CDS encoding C-terminal binding protein: protein MSKIVVSDFDLGDTALERQMVEAAGIEFAAFGNEDDRAPEALIEHLQDADGAITSYGDYTAAVFQALPKLKVVSKTGTGVDNIDVAAATKNGTAVCNVPGYGTEVVSDHAIALAMCVLRRINEMDADMRQGVWDFHKRRPLGQVQGRSFGIVGYGHIGRATARKARGLGFDVMVWDRKGVPGRFTPEDFPYVSLDDLFARADIVSFHTALTPETHHLLDAERIATMKPDAIVVNTSRGAVVDTDALAQALIAGKLWGAGIDVFEEEPIAPDAPICKAPHTVLTPHVAYWSEETAVQLRTRCTQNAIDVVLGKKPESCVNAEVLTR, encoded by the coding sequence ATGTCGAAAATCGTCGTGTCAGATTTCGATCTCGGGGATACCGCGCTCGAGAGGCAAATGGTCGAGGCTGCCGGCATCGAGTTCGCCGCATTCGGAAACGAGGATGACCGTGCCCCCGAGGCGCTCATCGAACACTTGCAGGATGCCGATGGCGCCATCACCTCATATGGTGACTATACCGCCGCGGTGTTCCAGGCGCTGCCAAAACTCAAGGTCGTGAGCAAGACGGGCACGGGTGTCGACAACATCGACGTAGCTGCGGCCACCAAGAACGGTACTGCGGTTTGCAATGTTCCCGGCTACGGTACGGAGGTCGTCTCCGATCACGCCATCGCGCTTGCGATGTGCGTGCTGCGTCGCATTAACGAGATGGATGCCGACATGCGGCAGGGCGTGTGGGACTTTCACAAACGCCGCCCGCTCGGGCAGGTGCAGGGGCGAAGTTTCGGCATTGTCGGGTACGGGCATATTGGCCGGGCGACGGCGCGCAAGGCGCGTGGACTTGGTTTCGACGTCATGGTCTGGGATCGCAAGGGGGTACCGGGGCGTTTCACGCCGGAGGACTTCCCGTATGTGAGCCTGGATGACCTGTTTGCACGGGCTGATATCGTGAGCTTTCACACGGCGCTGACACCAGAGACCCATCATTTGCTTGATGCGGAGCGCATCGCCACCATGAAGCCCGACGCCATCGTTGTCAACACCTCGCGTGGTGCTGTCGTGGATACCGATGCGCTGGCCCAGGCACTTATCGCGGGCAAGCTTTGGGGCGCTGGCATTGACGTGTTCGAGGAGGAGCCCATCGCGCCTGATGCGCCCATCTGTAAGGCACCGCATACGGTGCTCACACCGCATGTTGCCTACTGGTCCGAGGAAACGGCCGTCCAGCTTCGCACGCGCTGCACGCAAAACGCCATCGACGTGGTACTCGGCAAGAAGCCCGAAAGCTGCGTGAACGCCGAGGTGCTCACGCGCTGA
- a CDS encoding NAD(P)H-hydrate epimerase — MTRVTDIQCVDGDIAQAPVLDVADVVALEQRVARDGTSLFDLMTRAGTALARAVEAHAVPGATIVILAGSGNNGGDGWVAARALAAADRNVTLVSKVVPEELTAEPARTAALESASTGSFDLAIAPSDAKLARLLDNADVIVDAILGTGFAHDRVREPYATWIRLANEAHRKHGVRIVAADCPSGLSAQTGATASECIAADETVTMIVPKTGLLESQARPYVGTLLLALLISIEEYFDDLL, encoded by the coding sequence ATGACACGAGTTACTGACATACAGTGCGTGGACGGCGATATCGCCCAGGCCCCAGTGCTCGATGTGGCGGATGTCGTCGCGCTCGAGCAGCGCGTCGCACGGGATGGCACCTCGTTGTTCGATCTCATGACACGCGCGGGAACCGCTCTTGCTCGCGCGGTCGAAGCGCACGCTGTGCCCGGCGCCACGATTGTCATCCTCGCGGGCTCGGGCAACAACGGTGGCGACGGGTGGGTGGCCGCGCGTGCACTTGCCGCGGCAGATCGCAACGTCACGCTCGTCAGCAAGGTCGTCCCCGAAGAGCTAACGGCGGAGCCAGCCCGCACGGCTGCGCTCGAGTCTGCATCTACCGGTAGCTTTGACCTTGCCATCGCCCCGTCAGATGCGAAACTGGCACGGTTGCTCGACAACGCCGATGTCATTGTCGACGCGATACTTGGCACCGGCTTTGCCCACGACCGGGTACGCGAGCCCTACGCAACGTGGATTCGTCTGGCAAACGAGGCGCATCGCAAGCACGGTGTGCGCATCGTCGCAGCCGATTGCCCCAGCGGACTCAGTGCCCAAACCGGCGCAACCGCCAGCGAATGCATCGCGGCCGACGAGACCGTTACGATGATCGTGCCCAAGACCGGGCTTCTGGAATCGCAAGCGCGTCCATACGTGGGCACGCTTCTGCTTGCCCTGCTCATCTCGATTGAGGAGTATTTTGATGACCTGCTTTGA
- a CDS encoding ABC-2 transporter permease, giving the protein MHALLAKEFRLVVHPATYMLVVLGALVLIPSWPYAVIILYGILVAFFNAQNAREMRDLSYSFALPVSRRDMVRARVLVMIIIELAMTTIMALCICLRPVLGIDAVAATQPMVGLPANIALLGFTLATFGIFNLVFFALYFRNPAKIGMPFLLACIPVTVFGVTFEAAPFIPIEACALISTPGFGNLAAQLIVLFASIAFFVALSALATRLASRAFATYDA; this is encoded by the coding sequence ATGCATGCGCTTTTGGCAAAGGAGTTCCGGCTGGTGGTACATCCCGCCACGTACATGCTTGTCGTGCTCGGGGCGCTTGTGCTCATTCCGAGCTGGCCATACGCGGTCATCATCCTCTATGGCATCCTGGTGGCCTTCTTCAACGCCCAGAATGCTCGCGAGATGCGCGACCTTTCCTACTCGTTTGCCCTGCCGGTATCACGCCGCGACATGGTGCGAGCGCGCGTGCTTGTCATGATTATCATCGAGCTGGCGATGACGACGATCATGGCGCTGTGCATCTGCTTGCGCCCCGTTCTCGGCATTGACGCAGTCGCCGCAACACAGCCGATGGTGGGATTGCCGGCCAATATCGCGCTTCTGGGCTTCACGCTTGCGACCTTCGGCATCTTCAACCTCGTCTTCTTCGCGCTGTATTTCAGGAATCCTGCGAAGATCGGAATGCCGTTTCTCCTGGCTTGCATTCCCGTGACCGTATTTGGCGTTACGTTCGAAGCGGCCCCGTTCATCCCCATCGAGGCATGCGCGCTCATCAGCACGCCGGGATTCGGAAACCTTGCCGCCCAGCTCATCGTGCTATTCGCGAGCATCGCGTTCTTCGTCGCGCTCAGCGCGCTTGCAACCAGGCTCGCCTCGCGCGCCTTCGCCACGTACGACGCGTAA
- a CDS encoding type II toxin-antitoxin system RelB/DinJ family antitoxin yields the protein MSTTYAIRVDENIKNEAAEVAKFYGLDLASVTRALWAQIARTRRIPLDLCEEEPNEESLEAIRETNEMIASGKGGRFKTAEELFEALGI from the coding sequence ATGAGCACGACATATGCGATACGCGTAGACGAAAACATTAAGAACGAGGCGGCAGAGGTCGCCAAGTTCTACGGCCTCGATTTGGCAAGTGTCACTCGTGCCCTCTGGGCGCAGATTGCGCGCACGAGGCGCATTCCGCTTGACCTTTGCGAGGAAGAGCCCAACGAGGAGAGCCTCGAGGCCATCCGCGAGACGAACGAGATGATTGCAAGTGGCAAGGGCGGTCGCTTCAAGACAGCTGAAGAGCTATTCGAGGCATTGGGGATATAG
- a CDS encoding DUF5692 family protein, with protein MLFDVYGANAPFQWMGLIMVLVALILLNEFARRTKAGGIFMFIGVCGFMTVYCIAVEVGAAMGAEWALNNPTYQTMGGWFHYAKVYAATAGCIGFMALKYSWGKIGRSHWFKAFPFVIVAINILIAVASDFESAIVAWDSSFVTDEGVLLNGGWHNVLNGCAGLLNILCMTGWFGIYISKKRQDMLWPDMTWVFIIAYDLWNFCYTYNCLPTHSWYCGIALLLAPTIAGLIWNKGGWIQNRAFTLSMWCMFCQMVPMFANDSIFAVQSVNDPAVNTVVASIALIANILALGYIIYRSKKLHVNPYKQEVFVGTKDFRDAMARRADTAYLLETEPKSATPAEIAEMVAYNELPVDGELGFVYVRKDANETEVEVDTIKRE; from the coding sequence ATGCTGTTTGACGTCTACGGGGCAAACGCCCCATTCCAATGGATGGGTCTCATCATGGTGCTCGTCGCGCTCATCCTGCTCAACGAGTTTGCCCGCCGCACGAAGGCAGGCGGCATCTTCATGTTTATTGGCGTATGCGGCTTCATGACCGTGTACTGCATCGCCGTGGAAGTGGGCGCGGCCATGGGTGCCGAATGGGCGCTCAACAACCCCACCTATCAGACTATGGGCGGCTGGTTCCACTACGCCAAGGTGTATGCCGCGACCGCGGGCTGCATCGGCTTCATGGCCCTCAAGTATTCCTGGGGAAAGATCGGCCGCTCCCACTGGTTCAAGGCGTTCCCGTTCGTGATCGTCGCCATCAACATCTTGATTGCCGTGGCCAGCGACTTCGAGAGCGCCATCGTCGCCTGGGATTCCAGCTTCGTCACCGACGAAGGTGTGCTGCTCAATGGCGGCTGGCATAACGTGCTCAACGGCTGCGCGGGTCTGCTCAACATCCTGTGCATGACCGGCTGGTTCGGCATCTACATCTCCAAGAAGCGCCAGGACATGCTGTGGCCCGACATGACGTGGGTCTTCATCATCGCCTACGACCTCTGGAACTTCTGCTACACCTACAACTGCCTGCCGACGCATTCTTGGTACTGTGGCATTGCGCTCCTTCTGGCACCGACCATCGCCGGCCTCATCTGGAACAAGGGCGGCTGGATCCAGAACCGTGCGTTTACTCTCTCGATGTGGTGCATGTTCTGCCAGATGGTGCCCATGTTCGCCAACGACTCCATCTTCGCGGTGCAGTCGGTGAACGACCCGGCGGTCAACACCGTGGTCGCCTCCATCGCCCTGATTGCCAACATCCTGGCGCTTGGCTACATCATCTACCGCTCCAAGAAGCTGCACGTCAACCCGTACAAGCAGGAGGTCTTCGTGGGCACGAAGGACTTCAGGGATGCCATGGCGCGTCGTGCTGACACCGCCTATCTGCTTGAGACCGAGCCCAAGAGCGCCACGCCGGCCGAGATTGCCGAGATGGTCGCCTACAACGAGCTGCCCGTGGACGGCGAGCTGGGCTTCGTGTACGTGAGGAAGGATGCCAACGAAACTGAAGTCGAGGTCGATACCATCAAGCGCGAGTAA
- a CDS encoding GNAT family N-acetyltransferase: MGFLLTRRAALADKDAVMDFYYNMIEEMQGTDFDILWQHDKHPSDAHLRESVERGYMFIGIAEDGNIATALVVNHDRAPGYEAVPWKVDAPLDELGIVHSVATRPAYHGRGYASMLMEFAIDVSRGEGLRALQLDTFVDNVRSHGLYDKLGFVNHGAHSVYYDDLGTVDLDMFEYAL; the protein is encoded by the coding sequence ATGGGGTTCCTTTTGACGCGCAGGGCAGCGCTGGCGGACAAAGATGCCGTCATGGATTTCTACTACAACATGATCGAGGAGATGCAGGGGACGGACTTTGACATCCTCTGGCAGCATGACAAGCATCCGAGTGACGCCCATTTGCGTGAGTCGGTGGAGCGAGGATACATGTTCATTGGCATCGCCGAGGATGGCAACATTGCCACAGCGCTTGTCGTCAATCATGACAGAGCACCCGGTTACGAGGCCGTGCCCTGGAAGGTGGACGCGCCCCTTGACGAGCTCGGCATCGTGCATTCGGTTGCCACGCGGCCAGCATATCATGGTCGCGGTTACGCCTCCATGCTCATGGAATTTGCGATTGACGTGTCGCGTGGGGAGGGATTGCGCGCCTTGCAGCTCGACACCTTTGTCGACAACGTGCGCTCCCATGGGCTTTACGACAAGCTCGGCTTCGTCAATCACGGCGCACATTCAGTTTATTACGATGATTTGGGAACCGTCGACCTTGACATGTTCGAGTACGCGCTGTGA